In the genome of Sphingomonas sp. LR60, the window TCGCGTGCACCGTAGCGACCGCCTTCATTACCGAAGCGATGCGCGCCGCGGTCTGAATGACCTCGGCGGTGACGCCAGCCTTCTTGAGCACCTGCTCATGGCTGTCGATGCACATGCCGCACCCGTTCATCGCGCTGACCGCGAGGCTGAACAGCTCGAAATCGACCTTGTCGATCCCCGGCGCGCCGATCACGTTCATGCGCAGCTTGGCCGGCATCCGGCTGTATTCCTCGTTGCTGGCGAGGTGCGTGAAGCGATAATAGACGTTGTTCATCGCCATCACCGCAGCCGCCGCGCGCGCCGCGGTCGCCGCCTCAGGCGAAAGCTTGCCCGCGACTTCCGCCTCGGTCGCCTCGACCAGCGGCTTGTAGCCGGAGCCATGCGCGCAGGCGAGCAGCGTACCGTACTTGCGTTGGTCGTTGAGGACCGTCTCGTTCAACAGCGAACCGACGTTGAGGCGAATGTCCTTGGCGAAGTCGGGCAACGCGCCCGCGAATTCCTTGAGTGCCATGTTTCTCTTTCGACATAAAAAAGCCCTCTCCCCCATGGGGAGAGGGTTGGGTGAGGGGCAGGTGTCTCGCAGAGAGGCAGATCTCGGTTAGACCCCGGCCCCTCACCCCGGCCCTCTCCCCGACGGGGAGAGGGAGAAGCATCAATCAGGCCGCGACCTGCAGGACGTCGTCGCCCTTGTTCCAGTTGCACGGGCACAGCTCGTCCGTCTGCAACGCGTCGAGCACGCGCAGCGTCTCGGCCGGGTTGCGCCCGACGTTCAGGCCGTTGACCTGCACCGCCTGGATGATGTTGTCCGGATCGACGATGAACGTCGCGCGGAACGCGACATGCTCGTTCTTGTCGACGATGCCGAGCGCGTCGGCCAGCTTGCGACCGTTATCCGCCAGCCACGGGAAGTCGGACGCCGCCAGATCCGGGTCCGACTTGCGCCATGCCAGGTGAACGTGCGCGGTGTCGGTCGACGCACCGATCAGCACCGCGTCGCGGTCTTCGAAATCGCCCTTGATCTGGCTGTAGCCGACGATCTCGGTCGGGCAGACGAAGGTGAAGTCCTTCGGCCAGTAGAACAGCACCTTCCACTTGCCCGGATAGGCGGTGGTCAGGTCGAGCGTCTCGCCGTTCGGGAGCGCGCTGGTGCCCTGCTGGACGGGGACGGTGATGGCGGGGAAGGTGTCGCCGATGGTCAGCATGTCTGGCTCCTGTAAATAGAATGCGGAGTTCCAGTCATCCTCTCTGCCGGGGCCGCGTCGCTGCGCCGCCTCTCGTTGCGATGGCGATATAGGGGGCTTCGCGTGATCGAACAAATCGTCTATTCCACGGGCAGTGATCGCTGGAGACGATGAATGGCCGCCACCTACCTCCCGACGCTCAAGCAATTGCAATATCTCGTGGCGCTCAAGGATCATGGTCATTTCGGCCGCGCGGCGGAGGCATGTTTCGTGACCCAGTCGACGCTCTCGGCGGGGCTGCGCGAGCTGGAAACGCTGATCGGCGTGACATTGGTCGAGCGCACGCGCCGCGTCGTACGCTTCACCCCGCTCGGCGAACAGATCGCCGCCAAGGCGCGAGTCGTGTTGCGCGAGGCGGAGGAACTGGGTGACCTCGCCCGCGCCGCCGGCCGTCCCTTGTCGGGCGAGATGCGACTGAGCGTCATTCCGACGATCGCACCCTTCCTGCTCCCGCGCATCCTGCCGCGGCTGCGGCGCGACTATCCCGACCTGAAGCTCTACCTGCGCGAGGAGCCGAGCGGCCCGGCCTGCGAAGCGCTCCACAACGGCCGCACCGATTGCGTGCTGCTCGCGCTGCCCTATTCCTGCGGTGAGGTGACGGTGCTCAAGCTGTTCGACGACCGCCTGTTCCTCGCCTTTCCCGAGGGCGAGATGCCCGCCAGCCTCGCCGCGGTCCGCCCGGAAGAAATCGACGAGACGCGGCTGCTGCTGCTCGAGGACGGCCATTGCCTCAAGGAACATGCGCTGGCGGCGTGCAACCGCGCCGAATTGCGTGCCGAGGCGACGATGCTCGGCACGTCACTTCACACGATGGTGCAGATGGTCGACAACGGGCTGGGCGTCACCATGCTGCCCAAGATCGCGCTCGACGCCGGCATACTCGACCATACCAAGGTCGTCGCGCGTCCGCTGGACGCTGCCGCGCCGGTCCGCACGCTGGCGTTGGTCTGGCGCCGCGCCTCGCCGCGCGAACGCGATTTTCACCTGCTCGGCGAGGTGCTGAAGGCCGCCGCCTGAGTGGACCATCGTCGCGATTGACGCGCAGTCGCAATCGGCGCAGCTTCATTTCCTGGAGCTCGTCGTTCGTCGGGCAACGTGTCCGTCGCGGCGCCTCCGGTCGGGAGGTTGGTCGCATGGCTTATGCAAATCGCATCGACAATTCACGGCGTTTCACCACGATCGCGGGCGTCGCCGCGATCCACGGACTGATCGGCTATGTCTTCATCAGCGGCATGGCCACCAGCTTCGTCCATTCGATCTCCAAGCCGTTCATCACCACCAACATCCCGATCGAAACCCCGCCGCCGCCCGACGTCACCCCGCCCAAGCTGGAAAAAGTG includes:
- a CDS encoding carboxymuconolactone decarboxylase family protein; translation: MALKEFAGALPDFAKDIRLNVGSLLNETVLNDQRKYGTLLACAHGSGYKPLVEATEAEVAGKLSPEAATAARAAAAVMAMNNVYYRFTHLASNEEYSRMPAKLRMNVIGAPGIDKVDFELFSLAVSAMNGCGMCIDSHEQVLKKAGVTAEVIQTAARIASVMKAVATVHAIA
- a CDS encoding hydrogen peroxide-inducible genes activator is translated as MAATYLPTLKQLQYLVALKDHGHFGRAAEACFVTQSTLSAGLRELETLIGVTLVERTRRVVRFTPLGEQIAAKARVVLREAEELGDLARAAGRPLSGEMRLSVIPTIAPFLLPRILPRLRRDYPDLKLYLREEPSGPACEALHNGRTDCVLLALPYSCGEVTVLKLFDDRLFLAFPEGEMPASLAAVRPEEIDETRLLLLEDGHCLKEHALAACNRAELRAEATMLGTSLHTMVQMVDNGLGVTMLPKIALDAGILDHTKVVARPLDAAAPVRTLALVWRRASPRERDFHLLGEVLKAAA
- a CDS encoding peroxiredoxin, which gives rise to MLTIGDTFPAITVPVQQGTSALPNGETLDLTTAYPGKWKVLFYWPKDFTFVCPTEIVGYSQIKGDFEDRDAVLIGASTDTAHVHLAWRKSDPDLAASDFPWLADNGRKLADALGIVDKNEHVAFRATFIVDPDNIIQAVQVNGLNVGRNPAETLRVLDALQTDELCPCNWNKGDDVLQVAA